One Festucalex cinctus isolate MCC-2025b chromosome 3, RoL_Fcin_1.0, whole genome shotgun sequence DNA window includes the following coding sequences:
- the LOC144016631 gene encoding LOW QUALITY PROTEIN: kelch repeat and BTB domain-containing protein 13-like (The sequence of the model RefSeq protein was modified relative to this genomic sequence to represent the inferred CDS: deleted 1 base in 1 codon) — protein MSSRSGSQSGDREVARLTVVVEDTRFSEEKTLLVQSCDYFGALYRSGMRECRQEEIRLQCLRARGFFIALAVVRGEAPRLDADDIVEAIQCAAFLQAAPLTRHLVELLDSDNCLLMFHTAATFGLLELYRAAALYIRNMYDDVEAEVRRTLPPELISFVESLRPSAFAAVGAHVTCGASESVHAASRTVCYLDESGNTWKTLTDLPLEASTSMAGVTVLDNKLYVVGGVRGVYKDVVDASFCYDADENIWSEMAGPSQPRFNFSLVGQDGRLYAIGGEYERTVMSSVEILDVRNGGWSFAAHLPRPAAGVACAKATGRIFACLWRPMETSEIHEFVPSTDEWRLVTSLIRRQSYGHCMVGHRDDLYVMRNGPSDDFLRCMMDCYNLSTGQWTALPGHFANSKGSLFTAVVRSDSVFTLNRSATLEYVVHQKTWKPRRQMKGFPRSGSVWTFLLRLPLVSIPPGND, from the exons ATGTCGTCGCGCAGCGGCAGCCAATCTGGAGACCGCGAAGTTGCCAGACTGACGGTGGTGGTGGAGGACACTCGCTTTTCCGAGGAGAAGACGCTGCTAGTCCAGAGCTGCGACTACTTTGGCGCGCTCTACCGCTCGGGGATGAGGGAGTGTCGCCAGGAGGAGATCCGTCTCCAGTGTTTGCGCGCTCGCGGCTTCTTCATCGCCTTGGCGGTCGTGCGAGGCGAGGCGCCCCGATTAGACGCCGACGACATCGTGGAGGCCATCCAGTGCGCCGCTTTCCTGCAGGCGGCGCCGCTCACCAGGCACTTGGTGGAGCTGCTCGACTCCGACAACTGCTTGCTCATGTTCCACACCGCCGCCACTTTCGGACTGCTGGAGCTTTACCGCGCCGCCGCTCTCTACATCCGGAATATGTACGACGACGTAGAGGCTGAAGTCCGGCGGACTTTGCCGCCAGAACTGATTTCCTTCGTGGAATCGCTTCGCCCGAGCGCTTTCGCGGCCGTCGGGGCCCACGTCACCTGCGGCGCCAGCGAAAGCGTCCACGCCGCCTCCAGGACGGTCTGCTACCTGGATGAAAGCGGGAACACGTGGAAGACTCTGACCGATCTGCCTCTGGAGGCCAGCACCTCCATGGCGGGCGTGACGGTCCTGGACAACAAACTCTATGTCGTGGGCGGCGTCCGCGGCGTCTACAAAGACGTGGTGGATGCGAGCTTCTGCTACGACGCCGACGAGAACATCTGGAGCGAGATGGCAGGTCCGAGCCAGCCGCGCTTCAACTTCAGCCTGGTGGGACAAGACGGCCGCCTCTACGCCATCGGAGGAGAGTACGAGCGGACGGTGATGTCGTCCGTGGAAATATTGGACGTCCGGAATGGCGGGTGGAGCTTCGCTGCACACCTGCCGAGACCGGCGGCTGGGGTGGCGTGCGCCAAAGCCACAGGGAGGATTTTTGCGTGCTTGTGGCGACCCATGGAGACCAGCGAGATTCACGAGTTCGTCCCGAGTACGGACGAGTGGCGTCTGGTCACCAGCCTGATCCGCCGCCAGAGCTACGGCCACTGCATGGTGGGCCACAGGGACGACCTGTATGTGATGCGTAACGGGCCGTCGGACGACTTCCTCAGGTGCATGATGGACTGCTACAACCTGAGCACGGGCCAGTGGACCGCCCTGCCGGGACACTTTGCCAACAGCAAGGGCTCGCTCTTCACCGCCGTCGTTCGGAGCGACTCGGTCTTCACGCTCAACAGGAGCGCCACGCTGGAGTATGTGGTCCACCAGAAGACCTGGAAACCCCGACGCCAGATGAAAGGTTTTCCACGGAGTGGATCAGTCTGGACGTTCTTGCTCAGGCTGCCA TTGGTCTCAATACCACCGGGAAATGATTGA